One window of Halopseudomonas maritima genomic DNA carries:
- a CDS encoding SPOR domain-containing protein: MAKGRKAPRRGASRAQAAPKRKGIPGWLWLVSGLIIGLFVAFLLHLEPGRDSVRRSPEPPKPATTPAQPPADPKPRYDFYTLLPESEVVVPQQAEPQAPAAAKPESKPATSVNYYLQAGSFRQRSDADQVRAQILLLGMDVKLENATINGNQWYRVQVGPFDSRDSLNQAQRTLSGNGFNNLLPQQR; encoded by the coding sequence ATGGCAAAAGGACGCAAAGCCCCCCGTCGCGGCGCCAGCCGCGCCCAGGCAGCACCCAAGCGCAAAGGCATTCCCGGCTGGCTGTGGCTGGTCAGCGGCCTGATCATTGGGCTGTTTGTTGCCTTTTTGCTGCACCTGGAGCCGGGCCGCGACAGCGTCCGCCGCAGCCCCGAGCCGCCCAAGCCCGCGACTACACCAGCTCAGCCGCCAGCCGACCCAAAACCGCGCTACGACTTCTACACCCTGCTGCCCGAATCTGAAGTGGTGGTACCGCAGCAGGCCGAGCCGCAAGCACCGGCCGCCGCCAAGCCCGAAAGCAAACCGGCGACCAGCGTGAACTACTACCTGCAGGCCGGCTCCTTCCGTCAGCGCAGCGATGCCGACCAGGTGCGCGCACAGATTCTGCTGTTGGGCATGGATGTGAAGCTGGAGAACGCCACCATCAACGGCAACCAGTGGTACCGCGTGCAGGTTGGCCCCTTCGACAGTCGCGACAGCCTCAATCAGGCGCAGCGCACCCTCTCCGGCAACGGTTTCAACAACCTGCTGCCGCAGCAGCGCTGA
- the hslV gene encoding ATP-dependent protease subunit HslV: MTTIVSVRRHGKVVIGGDGQVSLGNTVMKGNARKVRRLYKDQVIAGFAGGTADAFTLFERFEAQLEKHQGNLVRAAVELAKDWRTDRALRKLEALLAVANKDASLIITGNGDVIEPEEGLIAIGSGGPYAQSAARALLMHTELSAREIVDTSLNIAGDICIYTNRNLTIEELDANT, translated from the coding sequence GTGACTACAATCGTATCCGTACGCCGGCACGGCAAGGTCGTGATCGGTGGCGACGGCCAGGTTTCCCTCGGCAACACCGTGATGAAGGGCAACGCCCGCAAGGTACGCCGCCTCTACAAGGATCAGGTGATTGCCGGTTTCGCCGGCGGCACCGCCGACGCCTTTACCCTGTTTGAACGCTTTGAGGCCCAACTGGAAAAACACCAGGGCAACCTCGTGCGCGCCGCCGTCGAGCTGGCCAAGGACTGGCGCACCGACCGCGCCCTGCGCAAACTTGAAGCCCTGCTGGCGGTTGCCAATAAGGATGCCTCGCTGATCATCACCGGTAACGGTGACGTTATCGAACCCGAAGAGGGCCTGATCGCCATTGGTTCCGGCGGCCCTTACGCGCAATCCGCCGCGCGTGCCCTGCTGATGCACACCGAGCTGTCGGCTCGCGAGATCGTCGATACCAGCCTGAACATCGCTGGCGACATCTGCATCTACACCAATCGCAACCTGACCATTGAGGAGCTGGACGCCAATACCTGA
- the hslU gene encoding ATP-dependent protease ATPase subunit HslU: MSMTPREIVHELDRHIIGQQDAKRAVAIALRNRWRRQQLPEALRNEVTPKNILMIGPTGVGKTEIARRLAKLAQAPFIKVEATKFTEVGYVGRDVESIVRDLVDAAIKLLREQEMTKVRYRAEDAAEERILDALLPGARPATGDQPERTDSSTRQLFRKRLREGELDDKDIEIEVADAPAGIEIMTPPGMEEMTSQLQNMFSNLGKGKKKTRTLKVRDALKLVRDEEAARLVNEDDLKTRAIAAVEQNGIVFLDEIDKVSKRADSGGGADVSREGVQRDLLPLIEGCTVNTKFGMVKTDHILFIASGAFHLTKPSDLIPELQGRLPIRVELQSLTPSDFERILTEPDASLSEQYRALMATEELNIEFAPDAISRLAEIAWQVNEKTENIGARRLHTVLERLLEEISFSAGDLAAKHETQPLVIDAAYVNSHLGELAVNEDLSRYIL; encoded by the coding sequence ATGTCCATGACACCCCGCGAAATCGTGCACGAACTGGACCGCCACATTATCGGCCAGCAGGATGCCAAGCGCGCCGTCGCCATCGCTCTGCGCAACCGCTGGCGCCGCCAGCAGCTGCCCGAGGCACTGCGCAATGAAGTAACGCCCAAGAACATCTTGATGATCGGCCCGACCGGCGTCGGCAAGACCGAAATCGCCCGCCGCTTGGCCAAGCTGGCGCAGGCGCCCTTCATCAAGGTTGAAGCGACCAAGTTCACCGAAGTCGGCTATGTTGGCCGCGATGTCGAGTCCATCGTGCGCGATCTGGTAGACGCCGCCATCAAGCTGCTGCGTGAGCAGGAAATGACCAAGGTGCGCTACCGCGCCGAAGACGCCGCTGAGGAACGCATCCTCGACGCCCTGCTGCCCGGCGCCCGCCCGGCCACCGGCGACCAGCCCGAGCGCACCGACAGCAGCACCCGACAGCTGTTCCGCAAGCGCTTGCGCGAAGGCGAGCTGGACGACAAGGACATCGAGATTGAGGTGGCCGACGCCCCGGCCGGCATTGAAATCATGACCCCACCGGGCATGGAAGAGATGACCAGCCAGCTGCAGAACATGTTCTCCAATCTGGGCAAGGGCAAGAAGAAAACCCGCACGCTCAAGGTACGCGACGCGCTCAAGCTGGTACGTGACGAAGAGGCTGCCCGTCTGGTCAACGAAGACGATCTGAAAACCCGCGCCATCGCCGCGGTTGAGCAGAACGGTATCGTCTTCCTTGATGAGATCGACAAGGTCAGCAAGCGTGCAGACAGTGGCGGCGGTGCCGACGTATCCCGCGAGGGTGTACAGCGCGATCTGCTGCCGCTGATCGAAGGCTGCACGGTCAACACCAAGTTTGGCATGGTCAAGACCGACCACATCCTGTTCATCGCCTCCGGCGCCTTTCACCTGACCAAGCCCTCGGACCTGATCCCGGAGCTGCAGGGCCGTTTGCCGATTCGCGTTGAGCTGCAGTCGCTGACCCCGAGCGATTTCGAGCGCATCCTGACCGAGCCCGATGCGTCACTGAGCGAGCAGTACCGCGCCCTGATGGCGACCGAGGAGCTGAACATCGAGTTTGCCCCCGACGCCATCAGCCGCCTGGCCGAAATCGCCTGGCAAGTGAACGAGAAGACCGAAAACATCGGCGCCCGTCGCCTGCACACGGTGCTCGAACGCCTGCTGGAAGAAATCTCCTTCAGCGCCGGCGATCTGGCCGCCAAACACGAGACCCAGCCACTGGTAATCGACGCCGCCTACGTCAACAGCCACCTGGGTGAGCTGGCGGTCAACGAAGACCTGTCGCGCTACATCCTCTGA